The following coding sequences lie in one Candidatus Methanomethylophilaceae archaeon genomic window:
- a CDS encoding sugar phosphate isomerase/epimerase, producing the protein MTIGISCTEFSANPIEDWLIPVFEEFDHWEIFSEAFHSVLYHADEMEDILPSYDMSYSIHAPICDVNVAAVSDCMREASINEIVRTAEIAADLDIRLVTVHPGLHSLSVAGLERHTIEIAKDSMKYLSRAAEEYGVTMAIENMPSKPYFLGRTAAQLAELIEGTDLSVCFDIGHANTAGQIDAMIDAFKGRIANVHIHDNMGDDDSHLTIGDGNIDFLGVLRRLSGYSGNFVIESKSFDSAAESQPRLERLLSSV; encoded by the coding sequence ATGACCATAGGGATATCATGCACCGAATTCAGCGCCAACCCGATCGAGGATTGGCTGATACCGGTTTTCGAGGAGTTCGATCATTGGGAGATCTTTTCGGAGGCGTTCCATTCGGTATTGTATCACGCGGACGAGATGGAGGACATCCTGCCATCGTATGACATGTCGTATTCCATTCATGCGCCGATATGCGACGTCAATGTGGCTGCGGTGTCCGATTGCATGAGGGAAGCTTCCATCAACGAGATAGTCCGCACGGCGGAGATCGCGGCGGACCTCGACATCAGGCTGGTCACCGTCCATCCAGGGCTCCATTCGCTTTCGGTGGCAGGGCTGGAGAGACACACGATCGAGATCGCCAAGGATTCCATGAAATATCTGAGCAGGGCCGCGGAGGAGTACGGCGTGACCATGGCCATAGAGAACATGCCTTCCAAGCCCTATTTCCTGGGGCGCACTGCCGCGCAGCTCGCCGAGCTCATAGAAGGCACGGATCTTTCCGTCTGCTTCGACATAGGCCATGCGAACACTGCCGGCCAGATCGACGCGATGATCGACGCTTTCAAAGGCAGGATTGCCAACGTGCACATCCATGACAACATGGGAGACGACGATTCCCACCTGACCATAGGCGATGGGAACATCGATTTCCTCGGCGTGCTCCGCAGGCTCTCCGGATACTCCGGGAATTTCGTGATCGAATCGAAGAGCTTCGATTCCGCCGCCGAATCTCAGCCGAGGTTGGAGCGGCTGCTGTCGTCCGTCTGA